GTTCGTCACCGCGGTGCGCGGCGCGTTGCCCGGGACGATGGCGATCACCCAGTTCGGCATCACCTTCAACGCCGCCAACGCGGCCGCCGGCGTGCCGCAGGTGGTCGGCGGCAGCACGGTCATCGGCAAGGCGACGCTGTCCGGCACCGGGCGGACGCTGAGCGACCTGTCCACCTTCCTCGACAAGCTCGGCGCGATTCCCGGAATCGTGAACCTGGTCCCGGGCAGCAACGCGGCCGGCGAGCACGGAGCGACCCAGTTCAGCCTGACATTCGATCTGACCGATGCGCTCTACAGCCACCGGTATGACGCGTCCAAGGCCGGAGGCAAGTGATGACCCCCTTGCAGGACCGTCGAGTCTGGATCGGCGGCGGACTGATCGCCGCGTTCCTGGTCGCGATAGCCGGCTGGTTCTTCGCGATCAGCCCGGAGCTGTCCTCGGCCGACTCGCTGCGCAGTGAGACGGCCAACACCGAGATGCTCAACATCAGCGCGCAGGCCAAGCTGAACGCGCTGAAGAACAAGAGCGAGCACAAGGACGAACTGGTGTCCTCGCTGCGGTCCGCCCTCGCCGCCCTGCCTGCGGACAGCGGCCTGCCGGACCTCACCCGGCAGGTCAGCGCGCAGGCGAGCGCGACGCACGTGACGCTGACCAGCATCACCGTCGGCGCGACGACCGCGGTCGGGGCGCCCGCGGGCGCACCGGCGAACGTCACGAGCGGCGGGCTGAGCGCGACTGCGATCACGCTGAGCACGAACGGAACCCTGGCGCAGCAGGTCGCCTTCCTGCACGCCGTGCAGGTCGACGGCCCGCGCCGTGCCCTGGTCACGTCGGTCCAGCTGACGCCCAGTTCGGACGCGGGTTCCGGATCGGTCGACGGCGCATCCACCTGGACGATCCAGCTCTCCGTGTTCTCGCAGCCGCAGACCGCCCAGCAGCGCGCCCAGCTGGACAAGCTGCTCGCCGGCAACCTGACCCGATAGGACTGTGATGGCCGCCCGGCTCTCGCTCCGCAGCCTCCTCGCCCGACGCCGCCGCGCGTCGGACGAGGACGGCTTCGTGCTGCTCGAGTCGATCGTGGCCATCAGCATCATCACCATCATCATGAGCGCCCTCGGTGTGATGTTCCTGGGCACGATGGCGTCGGCCAACCAGCAGCGCGCCAAGCAGGGCGCCATCCAGGTGGCCGACTCCACGCTGGAAACGCTGCGCGGCCTGCACCCGTCCAGCCTGATATCCGGACGTGACCAGTCGAGCGTCAGCGCGCAGTTCGGCGCCGCCACCACGCTGGTCGCACCGTGGCTCGCGACCATGGACCAGGCCTACGACACGGCAGCCGCTGCCGGCAGTGGCGCGACTGCAAAGGTGCCCACCAGCCCGACCACAGTGAAGCCCAACACGATCAGCTACGCCGTCAACCAGTACCTCGGCTCGTGCTACCTGAACACCGACGTCACGAACAGCAACTGCGTCCCCAAGGCACAGGCACCGGCCGGCGCGGCAGAGTTCGTGCGCGCGGTCATCGCGGTGTCCTGGACCGGTGCGCACTGCAACCTGGCCAGCTGCAGCTACGTCACCGCCACCTTGCTGAGCCCGATGAGTGACCCGGTGTTCAAGCTGAACCAGCCGCTGCCGGCAGCTCCGGTCCTTGCCAGCAGCACCACGCTCAGCTACGCCGTGGGCGACGACGTCCTGGCAGATCCCTCCGCCCAGCTCACGGTCGCGAGCGGCGGCGTCCCTCAGTTCTTCTGGGCGATCACGTCCGGTGCACTACCCACCGGCGTGACCATGAGCACGCTCGGCCAGCTCTCCGGCTCGCCGGATCTGAGCACGGCGAACAAGACGTTCACGATGACCGTCAAGATCACCGACGCGTTCCTGCGTTCGGACACCGGCACGCTCGTCATCAAGGTGCTTCCGCCGCTGGTGGCCACCTGCCCGGCGAACCAGTCGGCCTTCTACAACGAGTCGGTCGGCACCGTCTCGGCCACCGCCACCGGAGGCACCGGCACCGGGTACACGTGGAGCGACCCGGGCACGAGCCTGCCGCCCGGCCTGAGCATCTCCTCGGCCGGCGCGATCACCGGCAAGCCGACGACCGTGGGCACCTACCCCGTCACCGTCAAGGTCGCCGACTCGAGCGGCACCCGCACCAAGACCTGCTCGTTCCAGTGGACGGTCAACTACCGCCCGCTCGGCGTCACCAACCCGGGTCCACAGGTCAGCACCGTGGGCGCTGCGCCAAGTCCCGCCGTGCAACTGCTAGCCAGCGGCGGATCCGGCCAGTACACCTGGACGGCCACCGGGCTGCCCGCCGGACTGAGCCTGACGAGCGGCGGGCTGATCACCGGTGCCGCGACCACGGTGGGCACCACGTCGGTCACCGCCACCGTCACGGACACCAAGGCGGGCTTCACCCAGCAGCTGACCTTCGCCTGGACGGTGGCCGCCAAGCCGACCGTCAAGGCGATCGCCGACCAGACCTCGACGCAGACCGGCACCGTCACCGTGCCCGTGACCACCACATGCGACAACACCCCGTGCACCTACACGTTGAACAACGCGCCCGCCGGTTTGACCGCGACCGCCTCCGCGATCGGCGGCACGATCACCGGCGCTGCCGGCAGCTACTCCAGCGTCACCCTCACCGTGAAGGACGCGGACGGCGTGAGCGTGACCTCCCCGCCGTTCAGCTGGACGGTCAACCCCGCGCCGTCGATCACCGACCCCGGTGACCAGGAGGTGGCGCCGAACGGCACGGTCGGCCTGACCCTGTCGACAGCCGGCGGAACCGGTGGGCTGACCCTCACCGCGTCCGGACTGCCCACCTGGCTGTCGATGGACGCTACCGGGAAGTTCACCGGCACCGCCCCCGCCACCCGGGGCGCTGCCGGCACGGTGATCGTGAAGGCCACCGACTCGCTCGGGGTCAGCGCCAGCATCTCGATCAAGTGGTACGTCGACGACCTGAAATGGACGACCATTCCGGACCAGAGCACCCAGCACAGCACGAGCAGGACGACCAGGAGCGGCTCGCTCAGCCTGTCCGGTTATGTCCTCGGCGGCTCGGGCACCAAGTCGTACGCCCTGGTCAGCCCGCCGGCCTGGATGTCCTTGAGCGGATCGACGATCTCCGTCACCGCACCGACGTCAACGACGTCCAAGACCATCACCGTGAAAGTCGGTGACGGCACCGGCTACTCGGTGACGACCAGCTTCACCTGGACGATCACATGACCGGGCTGCGCCGCCGGCTGGCGGAGGACGAGCGCGGCACGACCATGATGGAGATGGTCGTGGGCATGACGATCCTGGCGATCTTCATGTCCATGTTCACCACCGCGATCTTCATGATGACGCGCACCGCGAACAAGGTGCAGTCGGTGACCGGCACCGCGAGCCAGGTCAACCAGGCCTTCCTCAAGCTGGACAAGCTGGTGCGCTACTCCTCCGCGGTCAGCACGCCAGGCACCGGGACGTCCGGCGACAAGTACGTCGAACTGCGTTTCACCAACACCGGCAGCGAGAGCTGCACCCAGCTGCGCTTCGACGGTCCCACGCAGCAGCTGCAACAGCGCAGCTGGACGGTGAACTCCAGCGGCAACGCCTCGACCGCCTCGGCGTGGCTGCCGATGGCCAGCAGCATCGCCACCGGTTCCTTCACCCAGCCGGCAGATCCTGCCGCGCTCTATCAGCAGCTGACCGTGAGCGTCAGCGCCACGACCGGATCGACGCAGCCCAGCACCACGACGAGCGCGATGACCTTCACCGCACTCAACAGCAACCTCAGCCAGACCGGCTCGGTCTGCGGGCAGCAGGGGCGGCCATGATCACGCGCAGACTCCGCGCCCGCCTGGCACGCGGCGGCGAGGACCGGGGCTCGATGGCGATGGTGTTCCTGGTCATCATCGTCGGCGTCGCGCTCGGTGGACTGCTGCTGCCGGTGATCATCTCGCAGACCCGCAGCACGACGTTCGACTCCACTCGCATCCGCTCGCTGGACGCGGCCCAGGCCGGCATCGACATGGTCGTCGGGCAGATCCGCAGCACCAGCGGCGGCGGCACCTACGGCGATCCGGGGCTGCTGCCGTGCGGCCCGATCGCGGGCACGGTTACCGGCACCAACCCGGGCAGCTACACCACGACCGTCGCGTACTACAAGATCGACCCGATCGCCAACCCGGGCGCGACGAAGATGATCTGCGCGCCGAACTACGGGCCGTACGACCCGGTGACCAACACCCGGACGCCGAAGTTCGCGCTGATCACCTCCTCCGGCGTCGCGGGCGCGATCGGCAACGGCGGCAGCGCGGGACGAACCCTGGTCACCACCTACGTGTTCAAGACCGACGACACGAACGTGTCCGGCGGCGTCATCCGGATCTTCCCGGACAGCAGTGGCATGCAGTACTGCATGGACGCCGGCAGCAACCCGGTGGCCGGCAGTCAGATCCGGCTGCAGGTGTGCAGCACGGCGAACCCGCCCGCCGCGCAGCAGGTGTTCGCCTACCGCACCGACCTGAGCATCCAGCTCGTCTCCAGCGCAGCCGGCGGCAATGTCGGTCTGTGCCTGGACGCCAAGACCCCGCACAGCAACGGGTACCCGCTGTACCTCGACACCTGCGCGCCACTTGGCTCGGCCACCTATGACCAGGAGTGGAGCGTTGACGACAACGCGCACCTGGAGGGCGCCAAGTCCGACAAGAGCGGGCTGGACGGGTACTGCATCAACGTCGCCGCGCAGTCGGCCGGCCAGGCGCTCACCCTGCAGGGTTGCACCGGCGGCACGACGTCCACCACCCAGACCTGGGTGCCCGACCCGCGCGCCGGCGCCGGCATGGCCGGGGCGAAGTACAAGCAACTGGTGAACTTCCTGAAGTTCGGCAACTGCCTGGACGTCACCGGCCAGAACACCGGTGCGGCCTACCTGATCCTGTACACCT
This genomic stretch from Jatrophihabitans cynanchi harbors:
- a CDS encoding PulJ/GspJ family protein, giving the protein MTGLRRRLAEDERGTTMMEMVVGMTILAIFMSMFTTAIFMMTRTANKVQSVTGTASQVNQAFLKLDKLVRYSSAVSTPGTGTSGDKYVELRFTNTGSESCTQLRFDGPTQQLQQRSWTVNSSGNASTASAWLPMASSIATGSFTQPADPAALYQQLTVSVSATTGSTQPSTTTSAMTFTALNSNLSQTGSVCGQQGRP
- a CDS encoding putative Ig domain-containing protein translates to MAARLSLRSLLARRRRASDEDGFVLLESIVAISIITIIMSALGVMFLGTMASANQQRAKQGAIQVADSTLETLRGLHPSSLISGRDQSSVSAQFGAATTLVAPWLATMDQAYDTAAAAGSGATAKVPTSPTTVKPNTISYAVNQYLGSCYLNTDVTNSNCVPKAQAPAGAAEFVRAVIAVSWTGAHCNLASCSYVTATLLSPMSDPVFKLNQPLPAAPVLASSTTLSYAVGDDVLADPSAQLTVASGGVPQFFWAITSGALPTGVTMSTLGQLSGSPDLSTANKTFTMTVKITDAFLRSDTGTLVIKVLPPLVATCPANQSAFYNESVGTVSATATGGTGTGYTWSDPGTSLPPGLSISSAGAITGKPTTVGTYPVTVKVADSSGTRTKTCSFQWTVNYRPLGVTNPGPQVSTVGAAPSPAVQLLASGGSGQYTWTATGLPAGLSLTSGGLITGAATTVGTTSVTATVTDTKAGFTQQLTFAWTVAAKPTVKAIADQTSTQTGTVTVPVTTTCDNTPCTYTLNNAPAGLTATASAIGGTITGAAGSYSSVTLTVKDADGVSVTSPPFSWTVNPAPSITDPGDQEVAPNGTVGLTLSTAGGTGGLTLTASGLPTWLSMDATGKFTGTAPATRGAAGTVIVKATDSLGVSASISIKWYVDDLKWTTIPDQSTQHSTSRTTRSGSLSLSGYVLGGSGTKSYALVSPPAWMSLSGSTISVTAPTSTTSKTITVKVGDGTGYSVTTSFTWTIT
- a CDS encoding RICIN domain-containing protein, producing the protein MITRRLRARLARGGEDRGSMAMVFLVIIVGVALGGLLLPVIISQTRSTTFDSTRIRSLDAAQAGIDMVVGQIRSTSGGGTYGDPGLLPCGPIAGTVTGTNPGSYTTTVAYYKIDPIANPGATKMICAPNYGPYDPVTNTRTPKFALITSSGVAGAIGNGGSAGRTLVTTYVFKTDDTNVSGGVIRIFPDSSGMQYCMDAGSNPVAGSQIRLQVCSTANPPAAQQVFAYRTDLSIQLVSSAAGGNVGLCLDAKTPHSNGYPLYLDTCAPLGSATYDQEWSVDDNAHLEGAKSDKSGLDGYCINVAAQSAGQALTLQGCTGGTTSTTQTWVPDPRAGAGMAGAKYKQLVNFLKFGNCLDVTGQNTGAAYLILYTCKQNPNPTSVTWNQIFTPTPALGTKPTVTELITAGSDNKKYCLKSPFTLGGYVTVTTSGCTGKPATDPSNLVWTVNQVQDATGADLSYDLKYTIKDYNGNCLGLGASNDLHDGQYPKVVVTTCDGSTSQKWNADPSLSDFGLQNTSEK